ATGCTACTCAATAAATGTCTGGaagtcttcaatttcaaatgatgCGACTGGGCAAAATCTCTAACGTAAGCTCCGGCTCTAGCGACAACTCTATCACCACGGTGTGACTTACCAGTGAAAGAATCAACCGGTTCTAAAGTGACAAGACCTTTCTTAGAAcattctttcaatgaacacatcttcaaatcaatcaaGTACACTTCACCGGGCATGACGACAAAATCATCCGAAGGAACAGCTGAAGTGTGAGCCTGTGTAGTACGTCTAGCCACAGTCAATTCCTGTTTGTGATCCACTAGGGCAAGTAATTGAGCCTCCTGGTGAGATTCTGTCCATGCAACACCCTTGTACTCACGTTCAGCGACGATACCCTCATTTTGACCAGCCAAGAATCTTCTGACTCTACGCACACGCGAACCGGGCAAGACACAACAGTTATAGCCACGAGCAATTGTGTCAACGACAGTTCTAATGGTACTACCTGTGACCTCTTTGGAGCCCAATGAAGCTGGTAATTTTTCTGGAGTCAAAGCACATGCTAACAGTGCAACCACAGATTCCATAGCGATGTGTCCGGCTGCAACAGCATCTGCCTTCCCACCAAGCAATGGGCCATTGGCCTCTGGTGGATAAATAACAAGTGTGTGTGACAATTGACAAGTATAACCATCGATATGCACACCGAGCGATATCTTGACCAGATCTCCCGGTCTCAAAATCCCTTCAATACTGGAGGCAAAAGATCCATCTGCATTCTTGTTCCACGCCTTGATGTTTTCCTGATCATCAATCTCGGGACTCCAGCCAGAGGCTATTTGATCCACATCGATGGTCATTGGTTGTGCGATACCTCGTTCATTAACCTTATTAGCGTACCATTGTTCCAATCTGCGCATGACAAACGCATCCCCAAGCAAGCACAATTCACTGATCGTGGGTAAACGCTCTGCTTGACCCTTGTGATACGAATCGTCGATCAACCCAGCCACATATTGCAATGCAGTTTGACAAACTTGCCCAGCTGCACGGTACTTATCGACCACCTGCGGACCCAGAACGTTACGGTCCTTCAACAGCACCTCGGAATCCTCCCTAGATACAGCTAAATCCATCCTAAAGACCTAATTGGAGAGCTTGAATGAAGCTTATAgttcatctcatcgcatttcttcaagctcatcgatttttcaccaatttttcactcatCTAAGACGGtcaaacaacaaaaagatAAAACTTTGTCTAAAACAGCTTTCAGAGCCCCGTTTGAACTCATTTAAGCTCTTCCTCCAGCTCAATCGCAGTACTAGACTCAGAGAGACGACCTCTTGTTCACTTTCCTGGTGTCTTTGGTGTGTAAACCCCATATATCACTAATTACGACGGCGTTTTTTAACCTCCGTTTGTCAGAAGTTGACTTTATATAAGGAGTACCCAACTCATATCAACCATTTCAACACCAAAACGAGTCTAAAAGAACATTTGAACGATGTTACGTTGTGGATTGAGACAGGCAATGAGGCCTCTGGGCCGTCGTTCGCTGGCGGTGGCGGCTGGAGAGTCTGATGTGGTCGAGATTTCCTTACCAGAGTCCTCGTTCGAAGGGTACATGCTGGAAGTACCAGAACTCAAGTACGAGACTACCAAGGGTACCTTGTTGCAAATGTACAAGGATATGATCATTGTCAGAAGAATGGAAATGGCCTGTGATGCTTTGTacaaggccaagaagattcGTGGGTTTTGTCATTTGTCGGTGGGGCAAGAAGCTATCGCCGTTGGTATCGAAAATGCTATCACAAAGCGTGATTCTATCATTACTTCGTACCGTTGTCACGGCCATACCTATATGCGTGGTGCTCCAGTGAGAAATGTCTTATCAGAGTTGATGGGGAGACGTTCTGGTGTTTCCTATGGTAAAGGTGGATCTATGCATATGTATGCCCCAGGTTTCTATGGTGGGAATGGTATCGTGGGTGCGCAAGTCCCTCTAGGTGCAGGTTTGGCCTTTGCTCACCAATACAAGAATGAAGATGCTTGCTCTTTTACCCTTTACGGTGATGGTGCTTCTAACCAAGGTCAAGTgtttgaatctttcaacatggCCAAATTGTGGAATTTGCCCGTTGTGTTCTGTTGTGAAAACAACAAGTACGGTATGGGTACTTCTGCTGCTCGTTCTTCTGCTATGACCGAATACTTCAAACGTGGTCAATACATCCCAGGTCTCAAAGTTAACGGTATGGATATCCTAGCTGTTTACCAAGCCTCAAAGTTTGCGAAGGACTGGTGTGTTTCTGGCAACGGACCACTAGTGCTTGAATACGAGACATACAGATACGGTGGTCACTCTATGTCCGATCCAGGTACTACTTACAGAACCAGAGACGAAATTCAGCACATGAGATCTAAGAACGATCCTATTGCTGGTCTAAAGATGCACTTGTTGCAACTGGGAATTGCCacagaagatgaagttaAGGCTTACGACAAGGCTGCTAGGAAATATGTCGATGAGCAAGTCGAATTAGCTGATCAAGACCCTGCTCCAGAAGCAAAGATGTCTATCTTATTCGAAGATGTCTACGTCAAGGGCACTGAGACCGAAACTTTGAGAGGAAGAATCAAGGAAGATACTTGggacttcaagaaaaatggtTTCGCCTTCAGAGACTAAGCTAGCTAAAATATTCTTAAATATAGTGTTATACTTTCAAGACTCCGCGAGCTTACATGAACCCTTGCGCTTCGAAGAAGCTAAAACAGCGATAGAATGAGCTCAAACGATAGTattatcttccaattgacAAACATCGGGGCATTGCAAAGGGAACCTCAGTTTCAGACTCCCAAGAAGAGCTCTTCCAGCGGTCCTTTGACACCTCCGTCATCTAAGGGCAAGTGGTGGACCCCGTTCAGTGAAAGAAGGCCTAGTCCAACGAGACCTTTTCCATCAAGGACGGATTCGCTGCCCAGACCAACATTCAACCTACCTCCGAGGACTCCCAAGAGAAGTTTTCTGAATAGTGTGTGCACAGTGTGCGATGAGCCCATTTTTACAAGAGGTAGTGGTGAAAGGATTATCGAGTTGGAGTGTGGTCATATAAGCCACCAGGAATGCCTAGTGGTTTCGTTCGATGAATCTAGGGGTGCTGATGAAATCCTGGAGATGTTTCCCAAATGCAAGATGTGTGGTAGCGATGTCCGTTGCTTACCAAAGAATAGAGATTTTAAGGACAAGCTTATTTCGGAGTACCTCATTAGGTCGCGATCTTTACGGCCTGGTCTGGTACCAGCGACTGCAAGAAGTACGAGATCTGATGTTCAAGTCCCGCTGGCTTCGGGGCGTTATATCGATTCAAGACCACGCAAGAAGTTCTCTCTGTCGACGCCGCAGGTACGGCAGATTAGCAAGAGACCGCTACTACCTTCTGTGGCTGATTTGAACTCTATTATATCTCAGGATAACTCGTTCTGCGATGCAAAGTCGGTGGCAGACCTTTCGCACTTACGAGCATCTCACATTGCAGTGTTGAGCGCAAATTTTAAAGATAAATTACAATATGGGAACTTAAGATTAGTTGATAAGCTGGCTGTTTCACGGGATGGTGTCAATTTTACCACTTGCGCTTGCTATTTGTTCGAAACCGCGCTGGCCGTGGCTGATCTGGTTAGTGAGGGTCCCGAATTGCTCCTGCAAGACCTTGAGCTGTTTACGCCGATCTCAGACGTCAAAGTCGAGACTGTCGAAAAGTCTGTTTTTAAGTGTACCATACGGTGTCAGGAATTGTATTTGACAGAAAGTCTCGACACGGAAACTACACAGATTATTCAAAAGTGGATATCCGGTTTGTTGAACCAGGAACTGGTGTTTGATGAGCAAAACTTCACGTCTACACTTCATCGTGACCAAGCGATGAGCGACTCGTTGGCCAGTCTGCAGGCTTCAGACAGTGTCATCATTAGAAGAGGTACCCGTATCTCTGTCATTGGAAATGAACTGAACAAGCGCGATACTATAGGAACCGTTATGACCACAGTAAGCTCCATCTTATCTTTGAAACGCGATAGGCCCGACGAATTGATCGTCGTGTTGCAGTGgaacttgaaagaaactaaTAACGGCTTGGCTTTGGACATTTACAATAACGTAAGGGCACTTAGCCTTACGTATCGAGATCTCAAAGTGTGCATAGTAAATGAGGAAGGACGTGTTGCGAATCATGCGCTCGCCAAGGATTTTTTTACCACTTCAGATAGAGTTCTTGGATTGAAGGATAACAATGGAACTGTCAGGTTTGACCCCAAATGGCTGAAGAATACATTCTATCCGGGGAATATAACCGCTAACATTGGAATTGCTGTAATATCGGATATCTCCTTGGAGTCAGACAAATCATGTCTACTTATGGACTATAAACCATTCGCTCGTGTCGGGAGAAGGAGACCTAATGAACTTAAAGTCAAGATTGGATATTTATTGTTGAATGTGGACTACAgcaaaagaattgaagaactggTTGAAGTTGGCTCATGgaatcaaattcttgaagcatTGAGTTATAGTTTTAGCTTGGCTTTTGgggatgatgatgaggacgatgatTATGATGACGATttcagtgatgaagaagaaagtgaagcaaaaaaggatgaaccttttcatgaagaaacagaGTCCCATTATAAAACGATGAAGACCGTCCTGATAGAATCGGACACTGACGAGGCCAACAGCACCAGGAGTCTTAGTCTGGAACATGAGATTCCAACCAGCACTGACGGCCAAATACTTAATCTAGAACAGGAGGCTGCAACTTCGAGGATCAAGAGAGCTGGCAGCCAATCTGCCAAACGCGCTGAGAGGGGCTGGGACCCTCTTTTCGAAGATATCGAGAGCGCAATTCGAGAGTTGCAAAGAGGCAAAAGTGCTTCTCCTGAGACAGCTGGACGACAAAATGAATTGTACAATTATTTATGAGGATAACGGttttaaagaagaatattaATTTGTTATATATCATCACATCCTTAGAACTTGAATTTACTTAAGACCTTCATCATGTCGTCTTAGTCTTTCCAACTCATAAAGTATTGACAGGACCCATAGGTTCTTTTCCTGCCGAGATCTGGCCATGAATACCATCGCCTTGCCGCTAACTCCAAGTCTACTGACCGTTTGGAAAGGATTGGGGTTCTTTTCTAGattttccttctcatctaTGATACGTGGCTCATTTGGTGTCTTTACATTGGCTTTTTCCGTCCGATTGAACATAGCTCTCTTCTTGCCAAACCACAAGGTGAAGCATCTCATAGACTCGTCTTCGGAGGATGTCCAGCCATCGCTGTACGCGCGAGGAAGGGTTCTACTTTGAGCGTTGAGCTCTTCCACTTTACCGCTACGAGTTAACAGATCAAGCTTCGTTGTAGAGCCCGAATAGATGTAACAATCGGAAATCGATATTGTCAAATAATGCCTATGGTCAATGacttctttggcaaaaCCAGTAGTAGATCTGTGAAAGAAATCGTACAATAATAAGAAACCAGGAATAAGTACGACCACATATTTCGAGAAAGTGGCATGCTTCTTCGGCTTTTGATATAGTATTCCCTTGTGAAGCAAAGGCCGCAGTTCACATAATGTGTTTACATTGTAAATGGTTGCGTCCGTCATTCCACGATTCGTTATCCAACGTGGTGTTGCCTCACTTATGTTCGATTCCTCTACTTCGGTGAGATTCAGTCGCTGTAAATTCTGCATCTTGAGGCGCCAAATCTTTTCGGTGTCTTTCGCCTCTTTTAACTGCCAGTATCTCGTATGTGCCTCTAGTCTTGTCTTCCATTGATGGCAGATCTCGGGATTTGGTGCCATAAGTTTCAGAACTAAATTGTTTGTAGTCACAAGATATAGTATAGATGCacttgtttcttgaagattaCCACTCTCGGTGCGCCAAAATGTGCGTCTTCCCAAATGAAGAAATGTGTATTTCACTTCAGAGCCCTTGTAATCATCTGATGAGCCTTGATAAATTTTTGCTATATTTCTGAGGTCAATCAGCCCCTCCGCTCTGAGAGTTTGTAAAACTCTTCTATTAAAGCTGTTGAAAGCATACAAGTCGAGTGGCTTAAATTCCTTttgtgaaatttcatcctttAACCAACTGATATGACTATCCAGATCGATAGGGTACGGATCTTGTTCATAAACTTGAGGTAAGGAATCGAGCATTTCTTTTTTCTGAACGAGTTCCTTCATGTTTAACTCTGTAAGCTCCAGAGGTAGAGGAGGTGTCGATTTGTAGGAGGACATGAAGAATAGGAAATTTTCACTGGTGAAAAAATAGGACGGTTTGAAACAGAATGCACGTAGCCTGTTTCTCTCGAGACCATATTTGTTGGTGAGCCTTATCAAAAATCCTTCCAAAGGAACTGGTTCAGTCAGCGAGGAACCATCATCAGCGCGGATGTTTTTGGGAGATGGGACGTAAGGCCTGTATTCCAAGAGATGCGACGGAAATAGACAGAAGGTCTCCATTAGCGTATCACTCCTATTGCTTGAGCACCATCGCAGCATATCATAATGCCTGTAAGCACAACCTAGAACAACGTTTGCACTTTCCCAATTCTCAATAAGGTCAAGAAATCCTGCCTTTTTCAGTTCCTCAAAGGTAGCGATAGTAATGTATCTCATCAATGGATGCTGCAAAACTCTATAACCTCTGTTTAGACTGCTAACTTTTAGCCAATCTTTCTCAGTAGCTTCAATATCTACTaggttcttgatcaaatccCCCCCAAACCTCATATCAAGAGATATGTCAGCTCCAGGAACCTCTaatttgacattttcgCAAACCTGTGAACTATTAGTGGCCTTTCGAAGCAACCTATACCATTTGCCTGACGATAGTAAGGTGCCACATTTAAGGATATAAATCTTTAaaggatcaaaatcatcGCACTTCACATGTCCTTCATTCTGATAGTGAGAATAGTTTTCGTCCGGTTTTTGAATATAGATAGTTTTGTCCAATGTGCTGTATATACCTACTTGGCACACATGATCCAACCCAAAATCCAACGAAGATCCGTATGCAATGGACTTTTGCTTACTTCTCCGCTTCGGTACTCTTCGATGGTGATAAAATTGAAGCAGTAAAGATGAATCATTTCTACCCGTCGATCTGGCAACCACGATATATTCTTTCCATCTTTCAGATACTCTTGTATCAAACGGTTCATCCTGTGAAAAACACATCACAGGATCCTTTTGATTGACTGCTGTTTTCACCATTACCAACATCTTTTCCATTCTGACAATGTTGCCacatttcaaattcctAAACAAACGGCCAATCGATAAGGAATCGCCCCTGAAAATGTCTAGTGCTCCTCTTTTAACCTTAACTTGAGCTTTCGTACCAACATGGCCTATTCTCTTGGCTGCTAAACGTTCAGTCTTGAAATGTCTTTTGTAATTCGGTTTATCCGGATTATCAACCTCGTAAGGCTGGGCAGCCATAACTTGCAAAGGCACTGCATCTTTCGAATTACGAGTTTGCTTCAATCGAACAATTCTTCGCTGTTCGGCTCTTCGCAGTACTTGAGGCGACTTCAGCTGGTCCACATCTGCAAAACGTATTCTAGCTCCAGCTCCGGTATTCTGTCCCTTCTTGGTCTCTGAAGTGGACAAAGCATACGACTCAACAAATGATGTCGGTGTAGCATCCGTAGTCGACGTCTTATCAAACACTGAACCACCCGGATTCGTATCCGAACGTGTAGCTTCTAACTGTATAGAGCTTCGGGTTTCTGCATTCTCTACTTCCTTTATCTCAAAATCATGGTTCGGTGTTCGGCAAGTGGTAAAGCGAGTCTCTGATTCACCATCTGAGTAAGATCTTCGTGGAGTTTCTAATTCTTTGTTTGTAGCGTGTAAGAGATCTTGCTCGTTTGCTGAGATTACTGACGAAGCTCTTTTACAATActcatcttctgaagaTGACCAATGATCATGACCACTATCTTCAGGTGGCAGTACTGCGACAGTTTTCCTATGCCTCATCGCACGAAACGGAGACTTCTTGTTATCCTCAACAGTATCCACCGTCGGTACTACTGCTAAAGTACGTGATTTTTCCTTGCTTAACCCTGCAGAAGGCGGAACCGACGGTGGTCCAGACTTTAACCTATCCTTTTCGCTCAAATCGGTATCTCCAGAAACCGCTCGTCGAAGCTCTTCCTTACCTTTCCTGTAAAAATTACGATATCCATGATTGAGTATATGATTCGCATCTTTTTGCATTCTTCTACTACTTATGTAAGAAGTAGCATTCCATAGTCTATTCGACCTTTCCCGAAACCATTGCCCTGGGACCCCACCCAACAACACAACTTTTGAGCACAAGGAAAGCTCTATCGGCGATGTATGTGATAAGCGAAACGCAGTAAACGAGAATCTGGgaattttaaagaatttAAGCTCTGTCCCATTGGGAATAGAGCTGGGGCTTGTACATCTGACATACTCTTCCTCGTCGCATATAATGTCCAGCACCTGTTGAGAAGAGAGAGGCATTCCACAAATCCGCTTCTCAGTCTATCCTATACCTCAAACGCTGGCCTTTCAGACCTTGTAACCCATTCTCTAGTGAGCATATACCTGTCAAACCTATGTTTAATGGTTGTTGAAGTTCTTTTGTGTCTTTAAAAGCGATCTGCGCGCCGCCCTACGAGAAAACGTACCTGAAAGAGATCCAAAACATAAGGAACGATTCAACTGATTGATAAATAAGCCATCCTTCAGGCTGTAAATGTATTTCCCAGGTGTAGTATGGGAGTCTCTCGAAATTCGAGAATaatatcttcaacttcCCTTCAGTCTACCGGAGCTCCATCAGTCTTGAGTCCATTCATACTAATCGCTAGCTGCAGCTGAGGAGTACATAAGTCCTCTCAGGTTGGTGAGAATGCTGGCGGCTAGAATAGTCTGCTTTTAatatctcttgaagaaagaattagGGGACCCAGGCGGGTAAATatttagccgccgaggtTTCAATAGTATAAAAAGCCAAGAgtcttgttgaagatctttccCGTCGAAGATCAGTTTTCCATACAGAGCCAAGTAGATTCCCAAGATGTCTACCACTGAAGTTGAAACTGATTCGACAGGACATTCCAATGTCATTGGCGTTGATGAGATGCAAAACTATGGGATTAACGCGTCAGACTTacagaaattgaagtctAGTGGTATATTTACGATAAACGTATGTATAGATAGGTGCCAGTATGGAGAAACATGATTATTAACTCGATATAAGACTGTGCTTTCTACAACTAGAAGGAATCTTgccaagatcaaaggtTTGAGTGAGGTGAAGGTGGAAAAGATAAAAGAAGCTGCAGGGAAAATTATCAAGGTTGGATTCATTCCGGCTACTATCCAACTCGACATTAGACAAAAGGTTTTTGCGCTGTCGACGGGGTCGAAGCAGCTGGATTCTGTGCTGGGTGGAGGAATTATGACGATGAGTATTACTGAAGTTTTTGGAGAGTTCAGGTGTGGTAAGACACAGATGGCTCATACACTCTGCATTACAGCACAATTGCCACGAGAAATGGGTGGTGGTGAGGGTAAAGTAGCTTACATCGATACTGAGGGTACTTTCCGTCCAGAGAGAATCAAGCAGATCGCTGAACGGTACGGTTTGGACCCTGAAGCGTGTCTGGAGAATATATCTTATGCAAGAGCACTTAATAGCGAGCATCAGATGGAACTTGCTGAGCAACTGGGAGAAGAGTTGAGTTCTGGTGACTATCGGCTGATCGTTGTGGACTCCATCATGGCGAATTTCCGGGTCGACTACTGTGGACGTGGTGAGTTAAACGAAAGGCAACAAAAGTTGAACCaacatcttttcaaattgaataGACTCGCTGAAGAGTTCAATATCGCCATTTTTATGACTAATCAAGTCCAATCCGATCCAGGTGCCTCGGCGCTATTCGCCTCAGCTGATGGTAGGAAACCTGTGGGTGGCCATGTGCTGGCACATGCCTCAGCCACTAGAATCCTGTTGAGAAAAGGTCGcggtgaagaaagagttgcCAAGTTGCAAGACTCTCCAGATATGCCCGAAAGAGAATGTGTGTATGTCATTGGTGAGAAAGGTATCACTGACTCAGATCAATGATGTGGATTAAACCAAAAAAATCCATCCATGTTTCACTTGCTATTAATTTTAAACCAGTAAATAGTGTCTTCAGTTAAAGCCTCAACTTTAGTAATAGGCATCATACTCAAACCGGTCTGGCATGAGAAGTGGTGCTAAAATTGTCCATCCGTATAAAGCATAACATAACCAAGCACTTCCAATCTTGACTGCGGAATAGAAGTAAGTTCTGCCCACCGGTATAAAATCGCCAACATCATCCTGTGTTACATTAATCGTGAGAAGAATTGCAATCCATTGCGTAGCAATAAAGAAGATCGCATGGAACAAAGAATAGTTGTACTTGGTCCCAGATAGTTCGTCGTCATCTACAGCACTCTCGCCATTCGGGCTAGGTGACCCCAACCAAGTAGAGTCATGTAGCACGCTTTCAGGCAGCGAACCCTCTTCAACGGCCTGTCTCACGGCATCATAACGTAGTTGATTTCTCGATTGCGTACCGAGCCCTTCGtactcttcatcatcacctaGGTAGATCGAACCATTCGTGTTGCTCCCTTGGAAAGCACTATTGGCAGCAGCCCTTGT
Above is a window of Torulaspora delbrueckii CBS 1146 chromosome 6, complete genome DNA encoding:
- the ARX1 gene encoding putative hydrolase (similar to Saccharomyces cerevisiae ARX1 (YDR101C); ancestral locus Anc_8.245), coding for MDLAVSREDSEVLLKDRNVLGPQVVDKYRAAGQVCQTALQYVAGLIDDSYHKGQAERLPTISELCLLGDAFVMRRLEQWYANKVNERGIAQPMTIDVDQIASGWSPEIDDQENIKAWNKNADGSFASSIEGILRPGDLVKISLGVHIDGYTCQLSHTLVIYPPEANGPLLGGKADAVAAGHIAMESVVALLACALTPEKLPASLGSKEVTGSTIRTVVDTIARGYNCCVLPGSRVRRVRRFLAGQNEGIVAEREYKGVAWTESHQEAQLLALVDHKQELTVARRTTQAHTSAVPSDDFVVMPGEVYLIDLKMCSLKECSKKGLVTLEPVDSFTGKSHRGDRVVARAGAYVRDFAQSHHLKLKTSRHLLSSIDKQGVYPFKLAHLSSQMPVNGLDDEELNALKQDLKSYRLGMSEISNNYLCVDVPTQVCKWVPWDHILKSTNSNGNLSYDATATLTLPGHELPLPKLGISALKLKSLLNSTNETKALPVARECSTVVLCDTDVSTGDRPELLRLTGGSKTCHPSWIHSEYELDNTNSIVQGIFQLSALTKDHRFGLLLKETQPMKFARDESMQM
- the SPO71 gene encoding Spo71p (similar to Saccharomyces cerevisiae SPO71 (YDR104C); ancestral locus Anc_8.248), with the translated sequence MPLSSQQVLDIICDEEEYVRCTSPSSIPNGTELKFFKIPRFSFTAFRLSHTSPIELSLCSKVVLLGGVPGQWFRERSNRLWNATSYISSRRMQKDANHILNHGYRNFYRKGKEELRRAVSGDTDLSEKDRLKSGPPSVPPSAGLSKEKSRTLAVVPTVDTVEDNKKSPFRAMRHRKTVAVLPPEDSGHDHWSSSEDEYCKRASSVISANEQDLLHATNKELETPRRSYSDGESETRFTTCRTPNHDFEIKEVENAETRSSIQLEATRSDTNPGGSVFDKTSTTDATPTSFVESYALSTSETKKGQNTGAGARIRFADVDQLKSPQVLRRAEQRRIVRLKQTRNSKDAVPLQVMAAQPYEVDNPDKPNYKRHFKTERLAAKRIGHVGTKAQVKVKRGALDIFRGDSLSIGRLFRNLKCGNIVRMEKMLVMVKTAVNQKDPVMCFSQDEPFDTRVSERWKEYIVVARSTGRNDSSLLLQFYHHRRVPKRRSKQKSIAYGSSLDFGLDHVCQVGIYSTLDKTIYIQKPDENYSHYQNEGHVKCDDFDPLKIYILKCGTLLSSGKWYRLLRKATNSSQVCENVKLEVPGADISLDMRFGGDLIKNLVDIEATEKDWLKVSSLNRGYRVLQHPLMRYITIATFEELKKAGFLDLIENWESANVVLGCAYRHYDMLRWCSSNRSDTLMETFCLFPSHLLEYRPYVPSPKNIRADDGSSLTEPVPLEGFLIRLTNKYGLERNRLRAFCFKPSYFFTSENFLFFMSSYKSTPPLPLELTELNMKELVQKKEMLDSLPQVYEQDPYPIDLDSHISWLKDEISQKEFKPLDLYAFNSFNRRVLQTLRAEGLIDLRNIAKIYQGSSDDYKGSEVKYTFLHLGRRTFWRTESGNLQETSASILYLVTTNNLVLKLMAPNPEICHQWKTRLEAHTRYWQLKEAKDTEKIWRLKMQNLQRLNLTEVEESNISEATPRWITNRGMTDATIYNVNTLCELRPLLHKGILYQKPKKHATFSKYVVVLIPGFLLLYDFFHRSTTGFAKEVIDHRHYLTISISDCYIYSGSTTKLDLLTRSGKVEELNAQSRTLPRAYSDGWTSSEDESMRCFTLWFGKKRAMFNRTEKANVKTPNEPRIIDEKENLEKNPNPFQTVSRLGVSGKAMVFMARSRQEKNLWVLSILYELERLRRHDEGLK
- the STE5 gene encoding Ste5p (similar to Saccharomyces cerevisiae STE5 (YDR103W); ancestral locus Anc_8.247), translating into MSSNDSIIFQLTNIGALQREPQFQTPKKSSSSGPLTPPSSKGKWWTPFSERRPSPTRPFPSRTDSLPRPTFNLPPRTPKRSFLNSVCTVCDEPIFTRGSGERIIELECGHISHQECLVVSFDESRGADEILEMFPKCKMCGSDVRCLPKNRDFKDKLISEYLIRSRSLRPGLVPATARSTRSDVQVPLASGRYIDSRPRKKFSLSTPQVRQISKRPLLPSVADLNSIISQDNSFCDAKSVADLSHLRASHIAVLSANFKDKLQYGNLRLVDKLAVSRDGVNFTTCACYLFETALAVADLVSEGPELLLQDLELFTPISDVKVETVEKSVFKCTIRCQELYLTESLDTETTQIIQKWISGLLNQELVFDEQNFTSTLHRDQAMSDSLASLQASDSVIIRRGTRISVIGNELNKRDTIGTVMTTVSSILSLKRDRPDELIVVLQWNLKETNNGLALDIYNNVRALSLTYRDLKVCIVNEEGRVANHALAKDFFTTSDRVLGLKDNNGTVRFDPKWLKNTFYPGNITANIGIAVISDISLESDKSCLLMDYKPFARVGRRRPNELKVKIGYLLLNVDYSKRIEELVEVGSWNQILEALSYSFSLAFGDDDEDDDYDDDFSDEEESEAKKDEPFHEETESHYKTMKTVLIESDTDEANSTRSLSLEHEIPTSTDGQILNLEQEAATSRIKRAGSQSAKRAERGWDPLFEDIESAIRELQRGKSASPETAGRQNELYNYL
- the PDA1 gene encoding pyruvate dehydrogenase (acetyl-transferring) subunit E1 alpha (similar to Saccharomyces cerevisiae PDA1 (YER178W); ancestral locus Anc_8.246) encodes the protein MLRCGLRQAMRPLGRRSLAVAAGESDVVEISLPESSFEGYMLEVPELKYETTKGTLLQMYKDMIIVRRMEMACDALYKAKKIRGFCHLSVGQEAIAVGIENAITKRDSIITSYRCHGHTYMRGAPVRNVLSELMGRRSGVSYGKGGSMHMYAPGFYGGNGIVGAQVPLGAGLAFAHQYKNEDACSFTLYGDGASNQGQVFESFNMAKLWNLPVVFCCENNKYGMGTSAARSSAMTEYFKRGQYIPGLKVNGMDILAVYQASKFAKDWCVSGNGPLVLEYETYRYGGHSMSDPGTTYRTRDEIQHMRSKNDPIAGLKMHLLQLGIATEDEVKAYDKAARKYVDEQVELADQDPAPEAKMSILFEDVYVKGTETETLRGRIKEDTWDFKKNGFAFRD
- the DMC1 gene encoding recombinase DMC1 (similar to Saccharomyces cerevisiae DMC1 (YER179W); ancestral locus Anc_8.249) translates to MSTTEVETDSTGHSNVIGVDEMQNYGINASDLQKLKSSGIFTINTVLSTTRRNLAKIKGLSEVKVEKIKEAAGKIIKVGFIPATIQLDIRQKVFALSTGSKQLDSVLGGGIMTMSITEVFGEFRCGKTQMAHTLCITAQLPREMGGGEGKVAYIDTEGTFRPERIKQIAERYGLDPEACLENISYARALNSEHQMELAEQLGEELSSGDYRLIVVDSIMANFRVDYCGRGELNERQQKLNQHLFKLNRLAEEFNIAIFMTNQVQSDPGASALFASADGRKPVGGHVLAHASATRILLRKGRGEERVAKLQDSPDMPERECVYVIGEKGITDSDQ